In one window of uncultured Acetobacteroides sp. DNA:
- the folB gene encoding dihydroneopterin aldolase, producing the protein MHGIIEIENMEFYAYHGCFEEEAIVGNKFLVNLTIEMNPDVPAQTDSITDAVNYQLAYSIVKREMAIRSHLLEHVGGRIVDAIYKELAGIQKVAVKVSKMNPPMGGPIQKVSVTVVR; encoded by the coding sequence ATGCACGGTATTATTGAAATAGAGAACATGGAGTTCTACGCCTACCACGGCTGCTTTGAGGAGGAGGCCATCGTTGGCAACAAGTTTTTGGTAAACCTCACCATCGAGATGAACCCCGATGTACCCGCCCAAACCGATAGCATCACCGATGCGGTAAACTACCAGCTGGCCTACAGCATCGTGAAGCGCGAGATGGCGATACGCTCGCACCTACTGGAGCATGTTGGCGGACGTATTGTTGATGCCATCTACAAGGAGCTTGCCGGCATCCAGAAGGTAGCCGTTAAGGTTTCGAAGATGAACCCACCAATGGGTGGCCCTATTCAAAAGGTAAGCGTGACGGTGGTTAGATAG